From the genome of Cydia strobilella chromosome 21, ilCydStro3.1, whole genome shotgun sequence, one region includes:
- the LOC134751272 gene encoding transient receptor potential channel pyrexia-like has product MKVKDMEPKYAVESDGLPLLPLSQTTSEDSLYAVPGPPPPDKLLTPKNAIHYQHPEAQLLLAVKWNHVEEVEKLLEAGFDPNALYTMSWYEAEAQMQYIPTTHNEEERYRFNMLPTWPANEKPVWSALHSASARGHVECARALLAHGASPDGAGNTRRTPLDVAGSAFYYDHHVYSDQLAEMISLLLEAGGTFYTMRGDGFDNLNTPLHTATLLESADAIRALLEAGASVACINSVGYTPLHLCLRNKLEELLEILLYYNCDDDESSLRVNVVDKRGYSVLKTAVELKWLPGVCLALEAGADAASSFDHLEEQACTEMKTTLIHLAVQGRNTTILEKVLSIAEQENLIDCINSDGDTPLCVAIRNGHLECAKALLHHGAGLECVSKDNSNALHIAAAYGRTAIMKYLLESVDDSKNLFDKYNKDGFLPIHLAAKNNSHDCVQLLLKSGNCQRLRTQDETFSTALHFAARGDYVDVARAIITKDPRAIDDVNHRGFTPMHEAAFHCSYKIMLFLLHETDAVLSSFPADNSKNSVIKIITSQLPNPGDFFETVFDSFTLYNNKQDETEVSVKYGFLTTRSHNMTQIQVIEELVRCGQRKILLHPLMESLLYLKWKTLLPFFYVMITIYGMFVLTFNVFVVTFFFYCDTNQVEYKPLIFQHAFWVFMAFTYIMIGLMLILEIFYLAVNKRRYFQNLETWIRLLCMSLAGVVPLGMKFALPSEDWPRHVATAALLLAWLQMLFLLSRFPNWGYYVLMFGEVACNIFKILLTFVFLVLGFSLSFMIQYRAKDPFENPWKAFVKTAVMMTQEFEYDDMFDKKHEKILGASTEVTRFLFGLFLMFVGIVLMNFMVGVAVSNVNELNVAGNTKRLEKQVELLITLDFLVYGLISKIFPINTFYKRYHYSINNFPTKEKLWRIRYYFDLNDSLSHDDINIPLHLRRDIIKKAMEQNNVKVDTKDTVGKKIDVLYDALIDKVNDTVEDKETKTKLDGVMEMLVELSNDMANLKEQMRSLKETSLNNHTLNYRRSRRGKRESSRSKSLQPPMNMRLKDDLYDSMYQVILDLKEQMEKRETDA; this is encoded by the exons ATGAAGGTAAAAG ACATGGAACCAAAATATGCTGTGGAGTCAGACGGTCTACCGCTGCTGCCGCTCTCGCAGACGACGTCAGAAGACAGCCTATACGCAGTTCCCGGACCTCCGCCGCCGGACAAGTTGTTAACTCCGAAGAACGCTATACA CTATCAGCACCCAGAAGCACAACTACTGCTAGCTGTCAAATGGAACCATGTTGAAGAGGTGGAAAA ATTACTGGAGGCAGGTTTCGATCCCAACGCTCTGTACACAATGTCGTGGTATGAAGCCGAAGCCCAGATGCAGTACATCCCGACGACACATAACGAGGAAGAGCGGTACCGGTTCAACATGCTACCTACCTGG CCGGCCAATGAGAAGCCAGTCTGGAGCGCGCTGCACTCCGCGTCGGCGCGTGGGCACGTGGAGTGCGCACGCGCGCTGCTCGCTCACGGCGCGTCACCTGACGGCGCGGGCAACACGCGCCGCACCCCGCTAGATGTCGCCGGCTCCGCGTTCTATTACGATCACCATGTGTACAGTGACCA GCTAGCAGAAATGATCAGCCTGCTCCTCGAGGCCGGAGGCACGTTTTACACGATGAGGGGCGACGGCTTCGATAACCTCAATACGCCACTGCATACTGCTACTTTGCTTGAAAGTGCAGACGCCATTAGAGCGCTGCTGGAAGCAGGTGCGTCTGTGGCGTGTATAAATAGTGTTGGGTATACGCCACTACATCTCTGTCTCAGGAATAAGCTTGAAGAATTATTAGAG ATTCTTCTCTACTATAACTGTGACGACGATGAGTCTTCTCTTCGGGTAAACGTCGTGGATAAGCGAGGATACTCCGTTCTGAAGACGGCAGTGGAACTGAAGTGGCTGCCAGGCGTCTGTCTTGCCTTGGAGGCTGGAGCTGATGCTGCCAGCTCCTTCGACCATCTGGAAGAACAGGCATGCACAGAG aTGAAAACAACTCTCATCCACTTGGCAGTTCAAGGTCGGAACACGACGATTTTGGAAAAAGTTTTGAGCATAGCAGAACAAGAGAATCTCATAGACTGCATTAACAGTGACGGTGACACTCCCCTTTGTGTAGCTATAAGGAATGGTCATTTAGAATGTGCCAAAGCCTTGCTGCATCACGGCGCCGGTTTAGAATGCGTGTCCAAAGACAACAGCAACGCCCTCCACATAGCTGCTGCCTACGGTCGAACAGCTATCATGAAGTACCTTCTTGAATCTGTCGATGACTCTAAGAACCTCTTTGATAAATATAACAAAGACGGATTTCTTCCTATACATCTGGCTGCCAAAAACAACAGCCACGATTGCGTTCAACTGCTTCTTAAAAGTGGAAACTGTCAAAGATTGAGGACACAAGATGAGACCTTTTCAACTGCTTTACACTTCGCAGCGCGAGGAGACTACGTTGATGTTGCAAGAGCGATCATAACGAAGGATCCCCGCGCTATAGATGACGTGAACCATCGCGGCTTCACGCCTATGCACGAAGCAGCATTCCATTGCAGTTACAAAATCATGTTATTCCTTCTTCACGAGACTGATGCTGTTCTATCTAGCTTTCCTGCTGACAATAGTAAAAACTCAGTCATTAAAATCATCACATCCCAACTGCCTAATCCGGGTGACTTCTTTGAAACCGTGTTTGATTCTTTCACtctttacaataataaacaagatGAGACTGAGGTATCAGTTAAGTATGGATTTTTAACAACGAGAAGTCATAATATGACACAAATTCAAGTTATAGAGGAGTTGGTACGATGTGGTCAAAGGAAAATACTGTTGCATCCGTTGATGGAAAGTCTTCTTTACTTGAAATGGAAGACTTTGCTGCCATTTTTCTACGTGATGATAACGATATATGGGATGTTCGTGCTGACTTTTAATGTCTTTGTGGTGACTTTCTTCTTTTACTGTGACACTAATCAAGTTGAATATAAACCGCTGATATTTCAGCACGCGTTTTGGGTGTTCATGGCATTTACCTACATCATGATTGGACTTATGCTTATACTG GAAATCTTCTACCTAGCAGTAAACAAACGCCGCTACTTCCAAAACTTGGAGACCTGGATCCGCCTGCTCTGCATGTCGCTGGCCGGCGTGGTGCCCCTGGGAATGAAGTTCGCCCTGCCCTCTGAAGACTGGCCACGCCATGTGGCCACGGCTGCATTGCTGCTGGCTTGGCTGCAGATGCTGTTCTTGCTTTCGAGGTTCCCGAACTGGGGGTACTATGTACTGATGTTTGGGGAGGTGGCGTGTAATATCTTTAAG ATTCTACTGACCTTCGTTTTCCTGGTCCTCGGTTTCTCCCTAAGCTTCATGATCCAATACAGAGCTAAGGACCCCTTTGAAAACCCGTGGAAAGCCTTCGTCAAAACCGCCGTCATGATGACTCAGGAGTTCGAATATGATGATATGTTTGATAAGAAGCATGAAAAAATCTTAGGTGCCTCAACAGAAGTCACCAGGTTCCTATTTGGCTTGTTCCTAATGTTCGTTGGTATAGTCCTCATGAATTTCATGGTAGGTGTCGCTGTCAGCAACGTCAATGAACTAAACGTCGCTGGCAACACGAAGAGGCTAGAGAAACAAGTGGAACTCCTCATAACTTTAGATTTCCTAGTATACGGTCTAATAAGCAAAATCTTCCCAATCAATACTTTCTACAAAAGATACCATTATAGTATCAACAATTTCCCAACCAAAGAAAAACTATGGCGAATCAGATATTACTTCGATCTCAATGATTCTTTGTCACATGACGACATTAACATACCTTTACATTTACGTCGTGATATCATAAAGAAAGCTATGGAACAGAATAACGTCAAAGTGGATACTAAAGATACAGTTGGCAAGAAAATAGATGTGCTATACGATGCTTTAATAGATAAAGTTAACGATACCGTTGAAGATAAAGAGACTAAGACAAAGTTAGATGGAGTTATGGAAATGTTGGTTGAATTATCCAATGATATGGCAAATTTGAAGGAGCAGATGCGAAGCTTGAAAGAAACATCGTTAAATAACCATACTCTGAACTATAGGAGGAGTAGACGGGGTAAAAGGGAGAGCTCCAGGTCAAAATCTTTGCAGCCGCCAATGAATATGCGGCTTAAAGATGATTTATATGACTCTATGTATCAGGTGATATTGGATTTGAAGGAACAAATGGAGAAGAGAGAAACAGACGCCTAA